The Actinocorallia herbida DNA window CGGGCCGGGAACAGCGCCCGCAGCAGCAGGAACAGGCCCGCGCCGACCAGCGCGCCGGTCAGGATCGCCCCGGTCACCGGCCCACCCCCGCGTCCATGGCGGCGCGCCCGCGCAGCGGCCTGCCCGTCTCGGCGGGCTCGGCGTCGGTCGCGCCGAGGAGCCGTTCCGGCGCCTGGAACTTGGCGAGCCTGCGCAGCCAGAAGAACCCGAGCGCGTACAGCCCGACGACCGAGGCGAGCACGATCTGGCCCACGAACGAGTTGTACGGCTCGACGTAGGACGGGTTGAACACCGAGACGAGCAGCGCGAACCCGACCGAGAACCCGACGACGATCTGGACGCTGCGCCGGGTCATCGCGCGGTAGGCGTTGACGCGGCGGCGCATCTCCAGCTCGGTGCGGGCCGACGCGGCGAGCGCGCCGAGCATCTCGCGCAGGCCGGGACCGCGCAGCCGGGCGTTGAGCATGAGCGCGGCGATGATGAGGTCGGCGGAGGCGTCGTCGAGGTCCTCGGCGAAGCGGCGCAGCGCCTCGGGCAGCGGCACCCGGGTGTGCATCCGGTCGACCAGGGCGCGCAGCGCGGGCTGGAGCGCGGGCGCCGCGGCCCGCACCGACGACGGGATCGCCTGCTCCAGGCCGACGGCGCCGGCGATCGTGTCGCGCAGGGACTCGGCCCAGTTGGCGAGGCCCTCGAGCCGGGCCATCGACCTGCGCTCCTCGGCGGCGCCGCCCGCGACGGCGTCCCAGCCGAGGACGAGCAGGCCGATGCCGACCGCGACCACCACCCACTGGGTGAGGACGAGTGCGGCGAACCCGGCGATGACGGCGATGCCGGTGCGGGTGCCGAGCGCGCGCAGCAGGTCCTCCCGCGAGCGCTTGCGCGCCGTCTGCCCGGGCTTCACGGGGGTGCCGCGCACCGCCATCACCAGCGCGCACAGACCCGCGCAGGCCAGGCCGCCCGCGAACAGCGCGTACAGCACATCGATCCCGAGGATCACTGCCAGACCCCCATCCGCTGGTCGTAGCCGAACTCGACGAGCTCCTCGGCGCACGCGATCGGCGCGTGCTGCCTGGCGACGCCGTCGGAACCCGGCGCGAAGATCTCCGAGGACAGGACCCTGCCGTCGCAGCCGGTGACCTCCCGGACGCTGGCGACGTACCTGCGCAGCCGTCCGCCGCGGTGGTAGTCGTTGCGCTTGTCGATGAAGACGACGAAGTCGATGGCGCCCGCGATGAGCATGTGGGTCGCCTCGATGGGCAGCCGCTCCTCCGACTGGATGGCGTAGGTGGAGATGCGGTTGAACACCTCCATCGAGGAGTTCGCGTGGATGGTCGACAGGGAGCCGTCGTTGCCCTGGGTCATCGCGTTGAGCATGGTGACGATCTCGTCGCCGAGGACCTCGCCGACGATCACGCGCGACGGGTTCATGCGCAGCGAGCGGCGTACGAGCTCCGCCATGGAGATCGCGCCCTGCCCCTCGGAGTTGGACAGCCGCTGCTCGAACGCCACGACGTTCGGGTGCAGTTCGGGGAACTGGTCGAGGCCCAGTTCCAGGGCGCGCTCCACGGTGATGAGGCGCTCGTGCGGGCTGATCTCGTTGGCGATCGCGCGCAGCAGGGTGGTCTTCCCCGCGTTGGTCGCGCCGGAGATCATGATGTTCTTGCGGGCGGCGACCGCGGCCTGGAAGAAGCGGCCCACGTCGGCCGGGACGGTGCCGTTGCCGACGAGGTCGGTGAGGAAGACCTTGCCGAGGCGGGCGCGCCGGATGGACAGCGCGGGCCGCTGGGTGACGTCCATGACGGCCGAGAGCCGGGAGCCGTCCGGGAGCCGCAGGTCGAGCTGCGGGTTGGCCGAGTCGAACGGGCGGGACTGGAGGCCGGAGTAGGCGGCGAGGATCTGGATCAGCTCGACCAGTTCCTCGTCGGTGTCGGCGATGGGCTCGCCCATCACCTCGCGGCCGTCGGCGTAGGACAGGAAGACCCGGTCACAGCCGTTGACGTCGATGTTCTCGATCTCGCCGTCCTCCAGCAGGGGCTGGAGCCTGCCGACGCCGAACAGGGCGGCGTGGATGCCCGCCGCGTAGTCCTCCTCCTCGTCCGGGGTGGGCGGGCGGCGGCCGATGCCGATCTCGGACCTGGCGTGCTCCTCGAGCACCTGCGCGATGAGGGCGCGGGCGAACTGCCGCTCGTCCTCGGCCGACATCGGGGTGAGGCCGGAGGCCGCGTCGAGCCTGCGCTGCTGGGCGAGCCGGTCGCCCACCTCCTGGCGCAGCCGCTTGACGAGGACGTGATCCATCAT harbors:
- a CDS encoding type II secretion system F family protein, translated to MILGIDVLYALFAGGLACAGLCALVMAVRGTPVKPGQTARKRSREDLLRALGTRTGIAVIAGFAALVLTQWVVVAVGIGLLVLGWDAVAGGAAEERRSMARLEGLANWAESLRDTIAGAVGLEQAIPSSVRAAAPALQPALRALVDRMHTRVPLPEALRRFAEDLDDASADLIIAALMLNARLRGPGLREMLGALAASARTELEMRRRVNAYRAMTRRSVQIVVGFSVGFALLVSVFNPSYVEPYNSFVGQIVLASVVGLYALGFFWLRRLAKFQAPERLLGATDAEPAETGRPLRGRAAMDAGVGR
- a CDS encoding CpaF family protein, coding for MMDHVLVKRLRQEVGDRLAQQRRLDAASGLTPMSAEDERQFARALIAQVLEEHARSEIGIGRRPPTPDEEEDYAAGIHAALFGVGRLQPLLEDGEIENIDVNGCDRVFLSYADGREVMGEPIADTDEELVELIQILAAYSGLQSRPFDSANPQLDLRLPDGSRLSAVMDVTQRPALSIRRARLGKVFLTDLVGNGTVPADVGRFFQAAVAARKNIMISGATNAGKTTLLRAIANEISPHERLITVERALELGLDQFPELHPNVVAFEQRLSNSEGQGAISMAELVRRSLRMNPSRVIVGEVLGDEIVTMLNAMTQGNDGSLSTIHANSSMEVFNRISTYAIQSEERLPIEATHMLIAGAIDFVVFIDKRNDYHRGGRLRRYVASVREVTGCDGRVLSSEIFAPGSDGVARQHAPIACAEELVEFGYDQRMGVWQ